One segment of Halalkalicoccus tibetensis DNA contains the following:
- a CDS encoding dihydroneopterin aldolase family protein: MPTDSEVACFEAGIKFGTLYHQFTGTPVDRESAPGLERAIEEAIENQPHCVEASVAIREDRLQEAIDPTIGYTELQGPLMDVEIRVDYEGVTVHTEMELEDGYPRMRVESVE, translated from the coding sequence ATGCCAACCGACAGCGAGGTCGCCTGTTTCGAGGCGGGCATCAAGTTCGGCACGCTCTATCACCAGTTCACGGGGACGCCGGTCGACCGCGAGAGCGCCCCCGGACTGGAGCGCGCCATCGAGGAGGCGATCGAGAACCAGCCCCACTGCGTCGAGGCGTCGGTGGCGATCCGCGAGGACAGGTTGCAGGAGGCGATCGACCCCACGATCGGCTACACCGAGCTTCAGGGCCCGCTGATGGACGTCGAGATCCGCGTCGACTACGAAGGCGTGACAGTACATACGGAGATGGAACTGGAGGACGGCTACCCGCGGATGCGGGTCGAAAGCGTCGAATGA
- the azf gene encoding NAD-dependent glucose-6-phosphate dehydrogenase Azf, protein MDAPVLLTGSEGRVGRAIVERLADEYDWRLLDREPPAEDRPGEFVVCDITDYDDVREAMEGIGAVVHLAGDPRPEAPWDSVLRNNIDGTHTVLEAAVDAGVDRFVFASSNHAVGAYETADRTPDIYRPDDGFALDGAELPRPSNRYGVSKAAGETLGRFFHDEHGLSVACVRIGNLTEGHPPKDYERGQAMWLSHRDCAHLFDRCLEADYGYEIVYGISDNDRKYYSIERAREVLGYDPRDNSADYD, encoded by the coding sequence ATGGACGCTCCCGTCTTGCTGACCGGGTCCGAGGGACGGGTCGGCCGCGCGATCGTCGAGCGTCTCGCCGATGAGTACGACTGGCGCCTGCTCGACCGCGAGCCGCCGGCCGAGGATCGGCCCGGCGAGTTCGTCGTCTGCGATATCACCGACTACGACGACGTTCGCGAGGCGATGGAGGGGATCGGCGCGGTGGTCCACCTGGCGGGCGACCCCCGCCCCGAGGCCCCCTGGGACAGCGTCCTCCGCAACAACATCGACGGCACCCACACGGTGCTGGAGGCGGCCGTCGACGCCGGCGTCGACCGGTTCGTCTTCGCCTCCTCGAACCACGCGGTCGGCGCCTACGAGACCGCCGATCGGACCCCCGACATCTACCGCCCCGACGACGGGTTCGCCCTCGACGGCGCGGAGCTGCCCCGACCGAGCAACCGCTACGGCGTCTCGAAGGCCGCCGGCGAGACCTTAGGGCGGTTCTTCCACGACGAACACGGTCTGAGCGTCGCCTGCGTGCGGATCGGCAACCTCACGGAGGGCCACCCGCCGAAGGACTACGAGCGCGGACAGGCGATGTGGCTCTCCCATCGGGACTGCGCGCATCTCTTCGATCGGTGTCTCGAAGCCGATTACGGCTACGAGATCGTCTACGGTATCTCCGATAACGACCGCAAGTACTACTCGATCGAGCGCGCCCGGGAGGTGCTGGGCTACGACCCGCGGGACAACTCCGCCGACTACGACTGA
- a CDS encoding translation initiation factor IF-2 subunit beta, giving the protein MDYSASLDRAMDEVPDIEGSSERLSIPDAQAQKDGAFTRLTNLGEIADQLNREAEHLHRFIQRELGTSGKFDDGRGRYNGNFGGEELDAAVSSYVEEYVRCSECGLPDTRLVREDRTPMLRCDACGAFRPVTKRTQSTGTQQQDAVEEGQTYEVKITGTGRKGDGVAERGEYTIFVPGASEGDVVTIYIENISGNLAFSRISQ; this is encoded by the coding sequence ATGGACTACAGCGCGAGCCTCGACAGGGCGATGGACGAGGTCCCGGACATCGAGGGCAGCAGCGAGCGCCTCTCGATCCCCGACGCACAGGCCCAGAAGGACGGCGCGTTCACCCGACTCACGAACCTCGGGGAGATCGCCGACCAGCTCAACCGCGAGGCCGAACACCTCCACCGGTTCATCCAGCGCGAACTCGGCACCAGCGGGAAGTTCGACGACGGGCGGGGCCGATACAACGGCAACTTCGGTGGCGAGGAGCTCGACGCCGCGGTCTCGAGCTACGTCGAGGAGTACGTCCGCTGTTCGGAGTGTGGGCTGCCCGACACCCGTCTCGTGCGCGAGGACCGCACCCCGATGCTTCGCTGTGACGCCTGCGGGGCGTTCCGCCCGGTCACGAAGCGCACCCAGTCCACGGGGACACAACAGCAGGACGCAGTCGAGGAGGGTCAGACCTATGAGGTCAAGATCACCGGCACGGGCCGGAAGGGCGACGGCGTCGCCGAGCGCGGCGAGTACACGATCTTCGTCCCCGGCGCGAGCGAGGGCGACGTCGTGACGATCTACATCGAGAACATCAGCGGCAACCTCGCCTTCTCGCGGATCTCCCAGTAG
- a CDS encoding DegT/DnrJ/EryC1/StrS family aminotransferase, with the protein MTRSTPRLSPRTVFGRVRSASVREYLSEHGGARHSFYGYGKVAVRDGIDLLLEERPEATNVVLPAYLPYGIIEPFREAGLEPRYYGCDRGLRPDLDALEARLDSDSLAAMFVHYFGQPQARETIDAITELCSEYGAYTIDDNAHSVLSTLDDRLLGTFGDIGITSLRKTLPIPNGAALFLGNEALPADSLSRNEVRESYTRADYRYCARAFGRSMSGRPGFEQAISMLRWANDHRPYRTNGHVHKSDIEEDPHEIYESTKVPMSRLSMHVIERTDPLDVIAARRANYRVWDRELRDLNGVEPVFDSLSEGTCPQYFPVIVDDPDDLGPLSSVAKPWPPLPYEIRDDGEFATENHLSTHLHTLPVHQGLDLRDLGPLLEEEA; encoded by the coding sequence ATGACCCGCTCCACCCCGCGACTCAGCCCCCGCACCGTGTTCGGCCGCGTGAGAAGCGCCAGCGTCCGCGAGTACCTCTCGGAGCACGGCGGCGCGCGCCACTCCTTTTACGGCTACGGGAAGGTCGCGGTGCGGGATGGGATCGACCTCCTGCTCGAGGAGCGCCCCGAGGCGACGAACGTCGTCCTGCCGGCATACCTCCCCTACGGGATCATCGAGCCGTTCCGCGAGGCCGGCCTCGAACCGCGCTACTACGGCTGTGATCGAGGGCTCCGGCCGGACCTCGACGCGCTCGAGGCTCGGCTCGATTCGGACTCGCTCGCGGCCATGTTCGTCCACTACTTCGGCCAGCCCCAGGCGCGGGAGACGATCGACGCGATCACGGAGCTGTGTTCGGAGTACGGCGCGTATACGATCGACGACAACGCCCATTCCGTGCTGAGCACGCTCGACGACCGGCTGCTCGGGACGTTCGGCGACATCGGGATCACGAGCCTCCGGAAGACACTGCCGATCCCCAACGGCGCGGCACTCTTCCTCGGCAACGAGGCGCTGCCGGCCGACTCGCTGTCGCGCAACGAGGTCCGAGAGAGCTACACGAGGGCCGACTATCGCTACTGTGCGCGGGCGTTCGGCCGGTCGATGAGCGGGCGACCGGGGTTCGAACAGGCGATCTCGATGCTCCGTTGGGCGAACGACCACCGGCCCTACCGGACCAACGGTCACGTCCACAAGAGCGACATCGAGGAGGACCCCCACGAGATCTACGAGTCGACCAAGGTCCCCATGTCCCGCCTCTCGATGCACGTGATCGAGCGCACCGACCCGCTCGACGTGATCGCCGCCCGGCGGGCGAACTATCGGGTCTGGGACCGCGAGCTACGCGACCTAAACGGCGTCGAGCCGGTCTTCGACTCGCTGTCGGAGGGGACCTGCCCGCAGTACTTCCCCGTCATCGTCGACGACCCCGACGACCTCGGACCGCTGTCGTCGGTGGCGAAGCCGTGGCCTCCCCTTCCCTACGAGATCAGGGATGACGGCGAGTTCGCCACGGAGAACCACCTCTCGACGCATCTCCACACACTGCCGGTCCATCAGGGATTGGACCTCCGCGATCTGGGACCGTTGCTCGAGGAGGAGGCGTAG
- a CDS encoding ABC transporter ATP-binding protein — protein MAVQEGDDDPFEEQRERVDDSMQRLFRRYGSENAFEYAVAIVASVLARLLDLVPPVMLGVAIDAIFTDSRAFGLGPVPAEWLPATQEGQFALTVAIIAGSFALGAVFHWLRNWGWNASSQNITHDVRVDAYNQMQRLGMDFFSDKQTGELMSILSNDVNQLERFLNDGLNSASRLIVMVIGVSLVLFTYNWQLALVALVPVPLIALFTYGFISIIRPKYKTMRATVGALNSRLENNLGGIQVIKSSNTERYEDDRVDDASMEYFDANWDAIWTRIKFFPSLQAISGFGFALTFVVGGYWVFAGAPGPLTGELTLGTFVVFIQLSQQLTWPMAQFGQVINMYQRAEASSARVFGLMDEHGALADDDELPDLAVEGGRVEYDDVTFGYDEEPIVEGVSFTVEPGETAALVGPTGAGKSTVLKLLLRMYDVDEGEIRIDGQDVRDVSLRSLRQSIGYVGQDTFLFYGTVRENIAYGTFIADDEEIVEAAKAAEAHEFIRDLPEGYDTMVGERGVKLSGGQRQRISIARAVLKDPEILVLDEATSDVDTETEMLIQRSLDELTEDRTTFAIAHRLSTIKDAERIVVLEDGRIVEHGGHDELLENGGLYAHLWGVQAGEIDELPEEFIERAAKRQARTEAGND, from the coding sequence ATGGCTGTTCAGGAGGGTGACGACGACCCGTTCGAGGAGCAGCGAGAACGGGTCGACGACTCGATGCAGCGGCTCTTTCGCCGGTACGGCTCGGAGAACGCCTTCGAGTACGCCGTCGCGATCGTCGCGAGCGTCCTCGCCCGCCTGCTCGATCTGGTACCGCCGGTCATGCTCGGGGTCGCCATCGACGCGATCTTCACCGACTCGCGGGCGTTCGGCCTCGGACCCGTCCCGGCGGAGTGGCTGCCGGCGACCCAGGAGGGCCAGTTCGCCCTGACGGTTGCGATCATCGCCGGCTCGTTCGCGCTCGGCGCGGTCTTTCACTGGCTGCGGAACTGGGGCTGGAACGCCTCCTCCCAGAACATCACCCACGACGTTCGGGTCGACGCCTACAACCAGATGCAGCGCCTGGGGATGGACTTCTTCTCCGACAAACAGACCGGCGAGCTCATGAGCATCCTCTCGAACGACGTCAACCAGCTCGAGCGCTTCCTCAACGACGGGCTGAACTCCGCCTCGCGGCTGATCGTGATGGTGATCGGGGTCTCGCTGGTGCTGTTCACCTACAACTGGCAGCTTGCGCTCGTGGCGCTCGTTCCGGTGCCGCTGATCGCGCTGTTCACCTACGGCTTCATCTCGATCATCCGCCCGAAATACAAGACGATGCGCGCGACCGTCGGCGCGCTCAACTCCCGCCTGGAGAACAACCTCGGGGGGATCCAGGTGATCAAGTCGAGCAACACCGAACGTTACGAGGACGACCGCGTCGACGACGCCTCGATGGAGTACTTCGACGCCAACTGGGACGCCATCTGGACGCGGATCAAGTTCTTCCCGTCGCTGCAGGCGATCTCCGGGTTCGGCTTCGCGCTGACGTTCGTCGTCGGGGGCTACTGGGTGTTCGCCGGCGCGCCGGGCCCGCTGACCGGCGAGCTCACGCTGGGGACGTTCGTCGTCTTCATCCAGCTCAGCCAGCAGCTCACCTGGCCGATGGCCCAGTTCGGGCAGGTGATCAACATGTACCAGCGCGCCGAGGCCTCGAGCGCCCGCGTCTTCGGGCTGATGGACGAACACGGCGCGCTCGCCGACGACGACGAGCTGCCCGACCTCGCGGTCGAGGGCGGTCGCGTCGAGTACGACGACGTCACCTTCGGCTACGACGAGGAGCCGATCGTCGAGGGGGTCAGCTTCACCGTCGAACCCGGCGAGACGGCCGCGCTGGTCGGGCCCACCGGCGCGGGCAAGTCCACCGTGCTGAAGCTCCTGCTCAGGATGTACGACGTCGACGAGGGCGAGATCCGGATCGACGGCCAGGACGTTCGTGACGTGTCGCTGCGGAGCCTGCGTCAGTCGATCGGCTACGTCGGCCAGGACACGTTCCTCTTCTACGGCACCGTACGGGAGAACATCGCCTACGGCACCTTCATCGCCGACGACGAGGAGATCGTCGAGGCCGCGAAGGCCGCGGAGGCCCACGAGTTCATCCGGGACCTGCCGGAGGGCTACGATACGATGGTCGGCGAGCGGGGCGTGAAGCTCTCGGGGGGCCAGCGCCAGCGGATCTCGATCGCCCGCGCAGTGCTGAAGGACCCCGAGATCCTCGTCCTCGACGAGGCGACCAGCGACGTCGACACCGAGACCGAGATGCTGATCCAGCGCAGCCTCGACGAACTCACCGAGGACCGGACGACGTTCGCGATCGCCCACCGGCTCTCGACGATCAAGGACGCCGAACGGATCGTTGTTCTCGAGGACGGCCGGATCGTCGAACACGGCGGCCACGACGAGCTGCTCGAGAACGGCGGGCTCTACGCCCACCTCTGGGGCGTGCAGGCGGGGGAGATCGACGAGCTTCCCGAGGAGTTCATCGAGCGAGCGGCGAAACGTCAGGCCCGAACGGAAGCGGGCAACGATTGA
- a CDS encoding creatininase family protein — protein sequence MHLPDSTWTEAGALDTDLALLPVGSTEQHGPHAALGTDVATAEAVADAATDAYDGEVVVAPSIPVGVAEEHRQFPGTLWVSPDTFRSYVRETVAALAHHGWDRVVVVNGHGGNVPALGEVCATISRRDAAYAVPFTWFEGVGDHREEMGHGGPLETALLRHAAPDLVREGRIEEAATEAAERWGEWVSRVNLAVDSAEFTENGVVGDPREGSKERGEELLALASAALVELLSAIEGRDLAPPERR from the coding sequence ATGCACCTCCCCGACTCCACGTGGACCGAGGCGGGCGCCCTCGACACCGACCTCGCCCTTCTCCCGGTCGGCAGCACCGAACAGCACGGCCCCCATGCCGCCCTCGGCACCGATGTCGCCACCGCCGAGGCCGTCGCCGACGCCGCCACCGACGCCTACGACGGCGAGGTGGTCGTCGCTCCCTCCATACCCGTGGGGGTCGCCGAGGAACACCGCCAGTTCCCGGGGACGCTGTGGGTCAGCCCCGACACCTTCCGGTCGTACGTCCGCGAGACGGTCGCCGCCCTCGCCCACCACGGCTGGGACCGCGTCGTCGTCGTCAACGGACACGGCGGCAACGTGCCCGCCCTCGGCGAGGTCTGTGCGACGATCTCCCGGCGGGACGCGGCCTACGCCGTCCCGTTCACCTGGTTCGAGGGGGTCGGCGATCACAGGGAGGAGATGGGCCACGGCGGCCCCCTCGAGACCGCGCTGTTGCGCCACGCCGCCCCCGACCTCGTCCGTGAGGGCCGGATCGAGGAGGCCGCAACGGAGGCCGCCGAGCGCTGGGGCGAGTGGGTCTCGCGGGTGAACCTCGCGGTCGATTCGGCGGAGTTCACCGAGAACGGCGTCGTCGGCGATCCACGCGAGGGTTCGAAAGAGCGCGGCGAGGAGCTGCTCGCCCTCGCGAGCGCGGCGCTCGTCGAGCTGCTTTCGGCGATCGAGGGTCGCGACCTCGCGCCACCCGAACGGCGGTAG
- a CDS encoding DUF192 domain-containing protein, with protein sequence MASRRLSLLVAALLIAAVVLAFAYQLGLLAYLTGTEDRATVTISEEGGETLATVEAEVADTPPERYTGLSDHESLGEHEGMLFVFGSEDTQSFVMRDMAFPIDMIFVGEDGTITTIHEAPVEDDDSSYRGEAKWVLEVNYGYAAEHGIEEGDQVGIEYR encoded by the coding sequence ATGGCCTCCCGTCGGCTGTCGCTGCTGGTCGCCGCCCTCCTGATCGCCGCGGTCGTCCTCGCTTTCGCCTACCAGCTCGGACTGCTCGCCTACCTCACCGGCACGGAGGACCGCGCGACGGTGACGATCTCCGAGGAGGGCGGCGAGACGCTCGCGACCGTCGAGGCGGAGGTCGCCGACACCCCGCCCGAGCGCTACACCGGTCTCTCCGATCACGAGTCCCTCGGCGAACACGAGGGCATGCTGTTCGTCTTCGGGAGCGAGGACACCCAGAGCTTCGTGATGCGCGACATGGCCTTCCCGATCGACATGATCTTCGTCGGCGAGGACGGGACCATCACGACGATCCACGAGGCGCCCGTCGAGGACGACGATTCGAGCTACCGCGGCGAGGCCAAATGGGTCCTCGAGGTGAACTACGGCTACGCCGCCGAACACGGGATCGAGGAGGGCGACCAGGTCGGCATCGAGTACCGGTGA
- a CDS encoding GNAT family N-acetyltransferase: MSITVRRADDEELEQWDSYVNRSEAAGPFHQREGIELLADHTDTTLHPLVAYKGQQAVGILPVFEQQKGPFTMVVTPPSHTEVYYLGAALLDTHQLKQRKLERRNRRFAYTCHEWIEENIDPDLTHIRTVDRYQDLRPFKEKGYEVEPYYTYITDLTPSEDDLMMELSSDARSNIRNTDDDEFEIEVGGLSEAKEIIDRVRERHEDQEVDYFIDDEYITRLYTKFPDGQVKPYTCWNSDGKMAGGIVAIEHKDTVYRWQGGTKGDTEIPVNDLLDWHVMTDAKSRGIERYDFVGANQRRICRYKSKFAPDLATYHGALKRSPRANAVNTARTLLPF; this comes from the coding sequence ATGAGTATCACCGTACGACGCGCAGACGACGAGGAACTCGAACAGTGGGACAGCTACGTGAACAGATCGGAGGCCGCCGGTCCCTTCCATCAACGCGAGGGGATCGAGCTGCTGGCGGATCACACCGACACGACCCTCCACCCGCTGGTCGCCTACAAGGGCCAGCAGGCCGTCGGGATTCTCCCGGTGTTCGAACAGCAGAAGGGCCCTTTCACGATGGTGGTCACGCCGCCCAGCCACACCGAAGTCTACTACCTGGGCGCGGCGCTGCTCGACACCCACCAGCTCAAACAGCGCAAGCTCGAGCGGCGAAACCGCCGCTTTGCCTACACCTGTCACGAGTGGATCGAGGAGAACATCGATCCCGACCTGACCCATATCCGGACGGTCGACCGGTATCAGGACCTCCGGCCGTTCAAGGAGAAGGGCTACGAGGTCGAGCCGTACTACACCTACATCACTGACCTCACGCCCAGCGAGGACGACCTCATGATGGAGCTCTCGAGCGACGCGCGCTCGAACATCCGCAACACCGACGACGACGAGTTCGAGATCGAGGTCGGCGGGCTCTCGGAGGCGAAGGAGATCATCGACCGAGTCCGCGAACGCCACGAGGACCAGGAGGTGGACTACTTCATCGACGACGAGTACATCACTCGCCTCTATACGAAGTTCCCCGATGGCCAGGTCAAGCCCTACACCTGCTGGAATTCGGACGGCAAGATGGCCGGCGGGATCGTCGCCATCGAGCACAAGGACACGGTGTATCGCTGGCAGGGCGGGACGAAGGGCGACACCGAGATCCCGGTCAACGACCTGCTCGACTGGCACGTCATGACCGACGCCAAGTCGAGGGGGATCGAGCGCTACGACTTCGTCGGCGCGAACCAGCGCCGGATCTGCCGGTACAAATCGAAGTTCGCGCCCGACCTGGCGACCTACCACGGCGCGCTCAAGCGCTCGCCGCGCGCCAACGCGGTCAACACCGCCAGGACGCTGTTGCCGTTCTGA
- a CDS encoding TIGR03571 family LLM class oxidoreductase → MTGGHANAGYRRLFDSDALTFGTGFPLSERGRGTPPIDRELEMAEHAEAVGFDALWARDVPTDWPDFRDTGQDYDVWPWLSAVAARTDEVALGTASVVLPLRHPLHVAKAAASVDRLSEGRLVLGIASGDRPPEYAAFGVDEDDRGALFRESVDLLRTVWREEFPEHDSRWGRLDGSVGVVPDPTTETLPLLVTGHARQSLPWIGEHGDGWLFYHLPRRTLEDYLDDWREAGGGKPFAMSMGVELADTDPEHIEQGFRARSDWFVEYFREIGEWGVDHVLVSVRGEDREAALARFASEVIEHV, encoded by the coding sequence ATGACCGGCGGACACGCGAACGCGGGCTATCGGAGGCTGTTCGACAGCGACGCGCTGACCTTCGGGACCGGCTTCCCGCTCTCCGAACGCGGTCGGGGAACCCCCCCGATCGACCGGGAGCTTGAGATGGCCGAACACGCCGAAGCGGTCGGGTTCGACGCGCTCTGGGCCCGCGACGTGCCGACCGACTGGCCCGACTTCCGGGATACGGGCCAGGACTACGACGTCTGGCCGTGGCTCTCGGCGGTCGCTGCCCGGACCGACGAGGTCGCGCTCGGCACCGCGAGCGTCGTCCTCCCGCTTCGTCACCCGTTGCACGTCGCGAAGGCGGCCGCCTCGGTCGACCGACTCTCGGAGGGGCGGCTCGTGCTCGGGATCGCCTCCGGGGACCGCCCGCCCGAGTACGCGGCGTTCGGGGTCGACGAGGACGACCGCGGGGCACTGTTCCGCGAGAGCGTCGACCTGCTCAGGACCGTCTGGCGCGAGGAGTTTCCCGAACACGACTCACGGTGGGGCCGGCTCGACGGGAGCGTCGGCGTCGTGCCCGATCCCACAACCGAAACCCTACCGCTTCTGGTGACCGGCCACGCCCGCCAGTCGCTCCCGTGGATCGGCGAGCACGGCGACGGCTGGCTGTTCTACCACCTCCCGCGGCGCACCCTCGAGGACTACCTCGACGACTGGCGGGAGGCGGGCGGCGGCAAACCGTTCGCGATGTCGATGGGCGTCGAGCTCGCCGACACCGACCCCGAACACATCGAACAGGGCTTTCGCGCGCGAAGCGACTGGTTCGTCGAGTACTTCCGCGAGATCGGCGAGTGGGGCGTCGATCACGTCCTGGTCTCCGTGCGCGGCGAGGACCGCGAGGCGGCGCTGGCGCGCTTCGCGAGCGAGGTGATCGAGCACGTGTGA
- a CDS encoding DUF309 domain-containing protein: protein MERALHVGVAIHNAGHYHAAHDAWEEPWLELPEGDDERLLHGLIQYTAAIHHARNRNWAGATGLAGSAREYLDGLPTDYRGLDLGPVREALSALESDPEWIERTSPPPLVHRGEAPSLPGLRVEECLDAAPLVAAAEGYGVEPVERGCEYAREAIAADESNAFLALCTDFVRDPARRGLVYGRLAEHVDRRRVRERDVEGLFDPGN, encoded by the coding sequence ATGGAGCGGGCGCTCCACGTCGGCGTCGCGATCCACAACGCCGGCCACTACCACGCCGCCCACGACGCGTGGGAGGAGCCGTGGCTCGAGCTCCCCGAGGGCGACGACGAACGCCTGCTTCACGGGCTGATCCAGTACACCGCTGCGATCCACCACGCACGGAACCGGAACTGGGCGGGCGCGACCGGCCTCGCCGGGAGCGCCCGGGAGTATCTCGACGGGCTTCCGACCGACTACAGAGGTCTGGACCTCGGGCCGGTCCGGGAGGCGCTCTCGGCTCTCGAGAGCGATCCCGAGTGGATCGAACGGACGAGCCCGCCCCCGCTCGTCCACCGGGGCGAGGCGCCCTCACTTCCGGGGCTCAGGGTCGAGGAGTGTCTCGACGCCGCCCCGCTCGTCGCGGCAGCCGAGGGCTATGGGGTCGAACCCGTCGAACGGGGCTGTGAGTACGCCCGCGAGGCAATCGCGGCCGACGAATCGAACGCCTTCCTCGCGCTCTGTACCGACTTCGTCCGCGATCCCGCCCGCCGTGGGCTCGTCTACGGTCGGCTCGCCGAGCACGTCGACCGGCGGCGGGTCCGCGAGCGCGACGTCGAGGGACTGTTCGACCCCGGCAACTGA
- a CDS encoding DUF5790 family protein, producing MSQSTLDDDDLLGEAASEIREDVEANMDAARSELPAAGDIWAVDAENTLGVLNSLKSSLDVGEADENLRDARKWFMVGERADAFEDPEELEEELDELAALIETVETAQGQVGELASTVPELRGELEDAGTGGTEEESDDEDADETESSEESDDEETEE from the coding sequence ATGAGCCAATCGACACTGGACGACGACGACCTGCTCGGCGAGGCCGCGAGCGAGATCCGCGAGGACGTCGAGGCGAACATGGACGCCGCCCGGAGCGAGCTCCCGGCGGCCGGGGATATCTGGGCGGTCGACGCCGAGAACACCCTCGGCGTGCTCAACTCGCTGAAGTCCTCGCTCGACGTCGGCGAGGCCGACGAGAACCTCCGGGACGCCCGCAAGTGGTTCATGGTCGGCGAGCGCGCCGACGCCTTCGAGGACCCCGAGGAGCTCGAGGAGGAGCTCGACGAGCTGGCGGCGCTGATCGAGACCGTCGAGACCGCCCAGGGCCAGGTCGGCGAGCTCGCGAGCACCGTCCCCGAGCTCCGCGGCGAGCTCGAGGACGCCGGCACCGGGGGGACTGAGGAGGAAAGCGACGACGAGGATGCGGACGAAACGGAGTCGTCGGAGGAGAGCGACGACGAAGAGACCGAGGAGTAA